Proteins from a genomic interval of Acidimicrobiia bacterium:
- a CDS encoding aspartate-semialdehyde dehydrogenase — protein MSKRVAIVGATGAVGTTMQSILEERDFPVSELRLMASARSAGRMVPTKWGDVVIEDLAAADPAGIDVALFSAGAVRSREFAPSFAAAGAVVVDNSSAFRMAQEVPLVVAQVNDHAVAGHGGIVANPNCTTMVLMMAAAPLHRAAGLSHLVATSYQSVSGSGHTGMTVLSDEIEVLAKDPELLAQGGWSDPGSDLYSRPIGFNVLPHAGSFTEQGYTDEEWKLVNETRKILEAPDVSIEPTCVRVPVMVGHGIAATMAFERPITLDEAKGILAAAPGAQLWGDGKVPTPLDCVGIDDVLVGRVRSTLGEAGGISLWAVGDNLRKGAALNAVQIAELL, from the coding sequence ATGAGCAAGCGAGTCGCCATCGTCGGCGCAACCGGCGCCGTCGGCACGACGATGCAGTCGATCCTCGAGGAACGGGACTTCCCCGTCTCGGAACTACGTCTCATGGCGTCGGCGAGGTCGGCCGGCAGGATGGTGCCCACGAAGTGGGGCGACGTCGTCATCGAGGATCTCGCGGCGGCAGATCCGGCGGGAATCGACGTCGCCTTGTTCTCGGCGGGGGCCGTCCGGTCTCGCGAGTTCGCCCCGAGCTTCGCCGCCGCGGGAGCCGTCGTCGTCGACAACTCCTCGGCGTTCCGGATGGCGCAAGAGGTGCCGCTCGTCGTTGCCCAGGTGAACGACCATGCCGTTGCTGGGCATGGCGGCATCGTCGCCAACCCCAACTGCACGACGATGGTGCTGATGATGGCCGCCGCACCGCTGCATCGCGCTGCCGGCCTCAGTCATCTCGTGGCGACGTCGTACCAATCGGTGTCGGGCTCGGGGCATACGGGCATGACGGTGCTCTCGGACGAGATCGAGGTGCTCGCCAAGGACCCGGAGCTGCTCGCCCAGGGCGGCTGGTCCGATCCGGGCTCCGACCTCTACTCCCGCCCGATCGGATTCAACGTCCTGCCGCACGCCGGGTCGTTCACCGAACAGGGTTACACCGACGAGGAGTGGAAGCTCGTCAACGAGACCCGCAAGATCCTCGAGGCCCCCGACGTGAGCATCGAGCCGACCTGCGTCCGGGTTCCCGTGATGGTCGGGCACGGGATCGCGGCGACGATGGCCTTCGAGCGCCCGATCACCCTCGATGAGGCGAAGGGGATCCTGGCGGCGGCACCCGGCGCCCAGCTCTGGGGCGACGGCAAGGTGCCGACCCCGCTCGACTGCGTCGGCATCGACGACGTGCTCGTCGGCAGGGTCCGCTCGACCCTCGGCGAAGCGGGCGGGATCAGCCTGTGGGCGGTTGGTGACAACCTCCGCAAGGGCGCCGCGCTCAACGCCGTTCAGATCGCAGAGCTGTTGTAG
- a CDS encoding SRPBCC family protein, which produces MQSTASIRIDLPIADVFRFVTTIENMPRWMMGVKSARLVSAEMAEGAHFVLDYIRGWRPYEMELEVVEFQPPTLLAIRTAKGQFAFEGRMELATVDGETEVTNIIEAGPDSLSSSIASVLLGPILSRSFAKRLLAELEGLRRAIRGESLPQ; this is translated from the coding sequence GTGCAGTCGACCGCATCGATCAGGATCGACCTTCCGATCGCCGACGTCTTCAGGTTCGTGACGACGATCGAGAACATGCCGCGCTGGATGATGGGCGTGAAGTCGGCCCGGCTCGTCTCCGCCGAGATGGCCGAGGGAGCCCACTTCGTGCTCGACTACATCAGGGGGTGGCGACCCTACGAGATGGAGCTCGAGGTCGTCGAGTTCCAGCCCCCGACGTTGCTGGCGATTCGCACGGCGAAGGGGCAGTTCGCTTTCGAGGGACGGATGGAGCTGGCGACGGTCGACGGCGAGACCGAGGTGACGAACATCATCGAGGCCGGGCCGGACAGCCTCTCCAGCAGCATCGCCTCGGTCCTCCTCGGGCCGATCCTGTCGCGGAGCTTCGCGAAGCGCCTCCTTGCAGAGCTCGAGGGCTTGCGGCGTGCCATCAGAGGCGAGTCGCTGCCGCAGTGA
- a CDS encoding hemolysin family protein has translation MNTADTIYVLILATCALASGFFSGSETALIGIGKERVHQLAETSRRGRRVQQLVSDPDRLLSTLLVANNLVNILGAAVATTLFIDLLGQRWGPWLATLVVTAVILVVGEITPKTLAARYPEAFSLAVAPLVFQLSRVLAPIARLFTSITRILFRMFRVPARVELSAVTEEDIRALAALGHAGGEIEEVEREIIDALFGLADRPVREVMTPRVDIETLALPVTVEAVRKAVAETGHSRYPVAERELDSLRGVLYVKDVLQLADDATPAAIERLIRTPHAVPESAPILQVLQDLRRRRFAFAVVVDEHGGIEGIVTIKDLVSELVGELQDEYDPGIPSVVKIGADQWLADGRLPIEDLEDALGCRLPEGPYTTAGGLIMSLAGRIPDEGDFVVADGHRFTVLSMERNRIDRIRVEPVA, from the coding sequence GTGAACACCGCCGACACGATCTACGTCCTCATCCTGGCGACGTGCGCTCTGGCGTCCGGTTTCTTCTCGGGGTCGGAGACGGCCTTGATCGGGATCGGCAAGGAGCGGGTCCACCAGCTCGCCGAGACCTCGAGGCGGGGACGCCGTGTCCAGCAACTCGTTTCCGACCCGGATCGACTGCTGAGCACGCTGTTGGTCGCCAACAACCTGGTGAACATCCTCGGCGCCGCCGTTGCGACCACCCTCTTCATCGACCTGCTCGGTCAGCGGTGGGGTCCCTGGCTGGCGACGCTCGTCGTCACCGCGGTGATCCTCGTCGTCGGCGAGATCACGCCCAAGACGCTGGCAGCCCGCTATCCCGAGGCGTTCTCGTTGGCCGTGGCGCCTTTGGTCTTCCAGCTCTCCAGGGTGCTCGCCCCGATCGCTCGACTCTTCACCTCGATCACGCGAATTCTGTTCCGCATGTTCCGAGTCCCGGCGCGCGTCGAGCTGAGCGCCGTCACGGAGGAGGACATCAGGGCCCTGGCAGCGCTCGGGCATGCCGGAGGAGAGATCGAGGAGGTCGAGCGGGAGATCATCGACGCCTTGTTCGGCCTCGCCGACCGACCGGTGAGGGAGGTGATGACGCCGCGGGTCGACATCGAGACCCTCGCCCTCCCCGTCACGGTCGAGGCTGTCCGGAAGGCTGTCGCCGAGACAGGCCACTCCCGGTATCCCGTGGCGGAACGAGAGCTCGACTCTCTACGCGGCGTCCTCTACGTCAAGGACGTCCTGCAGCTCGCCGACGACGCAACCCCCGCCGCGATCGAGCGGCTCATTCGCACGCCACATGCCGTCCCCGAGTCGGCTCCGATCCTGCAGGTTCTCCAGGACCTGCGACGACGGAGATTCGCCTTCGCGGTCGTCGTGGACGAGCACGGCGGCATCGAGGGCATCGTCACCATCAAGGATCTGGTGTCGGAGCTCGTCGGAGAGCTCCAGGACGAGTACGACCCCGGGATACCTTCGGTCGTGAAGATCGGCGCCGACCAATGGCTCGCAGACGGCAGGCTCCCCATCGAGGACCTCGAGGACGCGCTCGGGTGCAGGCTCCCCGAGGGCCCGTACACCACGGCGGGCGGGCTCATCATGTCGCTCGCCGGGCGCATCCCCGACGAGGGCGACTTCGTGGTCGCCGATGGCCACCGCTTCACGGTGCTTTCCATGGAGCGCAACAGGATCGACAGGATCAGGGTTGAGCCGGTCGCCTGA
- a CDS encoding response regulator, whose translation MSTILVVADEPWVRNEVHAALTTPDFDLIDHSNPATVTAELDADPYDAVVVDLQVGSMGGMAITRSIRQRAAIDNEKATPVVVLLDRQADAFLAKRAGAAAWVVKPFTAHLLSTAVESAIAGNLVGQAAE comes from the coding sequence ATGTCCACGATCCTCGTCGTCGCCGACGAGCCATGGGTGCGCAACGAGGTCCACGCCGCCCTCACGACACCCGACTTCGACCTCATCGACCACTCGAATCCTGCCACCGTGACCGCCGAGCTGGACGCCGATCCATATGACGCCGTAGTCGTCGACCTCCAGGTGGGATCGATGGGCGGGATGGCGATCACCCGCTCGATACGGCAACGAGCCGCCATCGACAACGAGAAGGCGACGCCGGTCGTCGTCCTGCTCGATCGGCAGGCCGACGCCTTCCTCGCCAAGCGAGCCGGAGCGGCCGCATGGGTCGTGAAGCCGTTCACCGCTCACTTGTTGAGCACGGCCGTCGAATCGGCCATCGCCGGCAACCTCGTGGGTCAGGCCGCCGAGTGA
- a CDS encoding NfeD family protein, translating to MRRALTLSALASMSVLLLSTAGSGAQPASGAVIVADVRGPLDQRALDFLTAAVETPDAQVVVLQIDNPGIASGDPSSLIDAIVASRTPIAAWVGPAGAEAYGGVAALLAFADIAGAAQGARIGHPSPIVARGADDLLGGDPARPDRLAAIAAIDGTVDITSADAGTVMLDSVVPTIGQFIAGLDGKTLDGVVVETAQERTLEDGTVVLEPSVQVRFIKPDVLTRTFRLASRPEATFFFLVTGLAAVAFEFYAAGVGITAGVASLCLVLAGYGVATLPIDWGSLVAVLVGMAAWTADFQRNQVRWRSVVGTVLLVYGGLTLTTAAPQFAPRWWAIALTVLGAGLFYVFALTTVMRARFSTRTIGREYLVGRLGVAETGFDPEGYVLIDGGRWRARSHRAAGIAAGDRIEVLEVNGIVLEVGPPQGGGG from the coding sequence ATGCGCCGCGCTCTCACGCTCTCCGCGCTCGCCTCGATGTCTGTGCTGCTGCTCTCGACGGCAGGCTCCGGGGCGCAGCCGGCGAGTGGAGCCGTGATCGTGGCGGACGTGAGAGGCCCGCTGGATCAACGAGCACTCGACTTTCTCACGGCAGCCGTCGAGACGCCTGACGCCCAGGTCGTCGTCCTTCAGATCGACAACCCGGGCATCGCATCCGGGGATCCGTCGTCCCTCATCGATGCGATCGTGGCGTCCCGGACCCCCATCGCCGCGTGGGTCGGGCCGGCCGGCGCCGAGGCGTATGGGGGAGTGGCGGCGCTGCTCGCCTTCGCCGACATCGCAGGAGCTGCCCAGGGTGCCCGCATCGGACACCCCAGCCCGATCGTTGCGAGGGGAGCAGACGACCTGCTCGGGGGCGATCCCGCTCGACCCGACCGACTGGCAGCGATCGCCGCCATCGATGGGACCGTCGACATCACCAGCGCAGATGCCGGCACCGTGATGCTCGACAGTGTCGTCCCGACCATCGGTCAGTTCATCGCCGGCCTGGACGGGAAGACGCTCGACGGCGTTGTGGTCGAGACGGCGCAGGAGCGCACCCTCGAGGACGGCACAGTGGTCCTCGAGCCCTCCGTCCAGGTCCGGTTCATCAAGCCGGACGTCCTGACCAGGACGTTCCGCCTGGCGTCGCGGCCCGAGGCGACGTTCTTCTTCCTGGTCACCGGGTTGGCGGCGGTGGCCTTCGAGTTCTACGCGGCGGGCGTGGGGATCACTGCCGGGGTCGCATCGCTGTGCCTCGTCCTCGCCGGCTACGGGGTCGCAACCCTGCCGATCGATTGGGGCTCTCTGGTTGCGGTCCTCGTCGGGATGGCGGCTTGGACCGCCGACTTCCAGCGCAACCAAGTCAGGTGGCGATCCGTCGTCGGCACGGTGCTGCTCGTCTACGGAGGGCTGACGCTCACCACGGCGGCGCCCCAGTTCGCGCCGAGGTGGTGGGCGATCGCGCTCACCGTGCTGGGCGCCGGGCTGTTCTACGTGTTCGCGCTGACGACCGTGATGCGCGCCCGGTTCTCCACGAGGACCATCGGGCGGGAGTACCTCGTCGGCCGCCTCGGTGTGGCCGAGACCGGCTTCGATCCCGAGGGGTATGTCCTGATCGACGGTGGACGGTGGCGGGCTCGCTCGCACCGGGCGGCCGGGATCGCCGCAGGCGATCGTATCGAGGTGCTCGAGGTGAACGGGATCGTCCTCGAGGTCGGTCCCCCGCAGGGTGGCGGTGGCTAG
- a CDS encoding WhiB family transcriptional regulator, with protein MVPLDRTWQPVALCRGNHSHLFFPPSTAERKDERERREVRAKSICKVCPVRSECLDYAMAIKEPYGIWGGLTEAERRQILARAAV; from the coding sequence GTGGTCCCACTCGACCGGACCTGGCAACCAGTCGCACTGTGCAGGGGCAACCACTCGCACCTGTTCTTCCCGCCGAGCACGGCGGAACGGAAGGACGAGCGCGAGAGGCGGGAGGTGAGGGCCAAATCGATCTGCAAGGTCTGCCCGGTACGCTCCGAGTGCCTCGACTATGCGATGGCGATCAAGGAGCCGTACGGCATCTGGGGAGGGCTCACCGAAGCCGAGCGCCGTCAGATCCTCGCCCGGGCTGCCGTCTGA
- the selB gene encoding selenocysteine-specific translation elongation factor, whose product MPIVGTAGHVDHGKSTLVLRLTGRDPDRWPEEKARGLTIDLGFAWASVGSHSVGFVDVPGHERFMKNMLAGVGAIDVALFVVAADEGWMPQTEEHHAVLELLGIRRGVIALTRVDITDDDVVELAELEIADRIAGTGMEPWPIVRVSAITGRGIDDLVAALDAELSAAGEPDDAGRPKLWVDRSFVIPGAGTVVTGTLAGGAVARGDELAMWPRGTAVRVRSIQSHEEEVDSVGPGNRTALNLAGVDRLDVERGTMLARPGQFRTTRAVIADLRAVRGLGGEVGDRGAYHVHVGSGSWPARLRLLTAETLENPGAALLQLTGEVPLAVGDRLILRETGRRAVVAGGTVIDPHPGPVHMRALRAAVPQLRAAAADDAAAQATTLLRIRGTAPLAELATDTGGGAPNEALIAGGTALSIEKAEDAAARMAVAVAGFHAANPLRAGMPKAALASQLGLPPAIVDALVASAAGLVDDGSTVRSTSFGGGWDDRHEAALGDAAKALRADGLAVPRARDLGMDEETMHAALRRERLVRVADDLVYLPEQIEEIRGHLEGLPDGFTVAEFRDALGVSRRHAVPLLEWLDRTGWTSRQGDLRRLRRQPGRGSDGARLR is encoded by the coding sequence ATGCCAATCGTCGGCACCGCCGGGCACGTCGACCACGGAAAGTCCACCCTCGTCCTCCGCCTCACGGGCCGCGACCCCGATCGTTGGCCGGAGGAGAAGGCACGAGGGCTCACGATCGACCTCGGGTTCGCCTGGGCATCGGTCGGCTCGCACTCGGTCGGGTTCGTCGACGTGCCCGGCCACGAACGCTTCATGAAGAACATGCTGGCCGGTGTCGGCGCAATCGACGTCGCCCTGTTCGTCGTCGCCGCCGACGAAGGCTGGATGCCCCAGACCGAGGAGCATCACGCTGTTCTCGAGCTGCTCGGCATCCGTCGCGGCGTGATCGCGCTCACGCGCGTCGACATCACGGATGATGACGTCGTCGAGCTCGCAGAGCTGGAGATCGCCGACCGGATCGCCGGCACCGGGATGGAACCGTGGCCCATCGTCCGCGTGTCTGCGATCACCGGCCGCGGGATCGACGACCTCGTGGCCGCCCTCGACGCCGAGCTGAGCGCCGCAGGCGAGCCTGATGATGCCGGAAGGCCGAAGCTCTGGGTCGATCGCAGCTTCGTGATACCGGGCGCAGGCACGGTCGTCACCGGCACCCTCGCCGGCGGCGCCGTGGCCCGCGGCGACGAGCTCGCGATGTGGCCGCGGGGAACTGCCGTCCGGGTCCGCTCGATCCAGTCGCATGAGGAGGAGGTCGACTCGGTCGGACCGGGCAACCGGACCGCTCTGAACCTGGCAGGCGTCGACCGGCTCGACGTCGAGCGAGGAACGATGCTTGCGCGGCCGGGTCAGTTCAGGACGACCCGGGCGGTGATCGCCGACCTGCGTGCCGTGCGCGGCCTCGGCGGCGAGGTCGGCGATCGAGGCGCGTATCACGTCCACGTCGGGTCCGGGAGCTGGCCGGCCAGGCTGCGGCTCCTGACGGCGGAGACTCTCGAGAACCCCGGCGCGGCGCTCCTACAACTGACCGGCGAAGTCCCTCTGGCCGTCGGCGACCGTCTCATCCTGCGTGAGACCGGCAGGCGCGCCGTCGTCGCCGGCGGGACGGTCATCGACCCCCACCCCGGTCCCGTCCACATGCGAGCCCTGCGGGCAGCGGTGCCGCAGTTGCGGGCGGCGGCGGCCGACGACGCCGCCGCTCAGGCAACGACGCTGCTTCGCATTCGAGGAACCGCACCCCTGGCGGAGTTGGCGACGGACACGGGAGGTGGAGCGCCGAACGAAGCACTCATCGCAGGCGGCACCGCCCTCTCCATCGAGAAGGCCGAGGACGCTGCTGCTCGCATGGCCGTCGCCGTAGCGGGGTTCCACGCGGCCAACCCGCTCCGTGCCGGTATGCCCAAGGCGGCGCTCGCCTCACAACTCGGGCTGCCTCCTGCGATCGTCGACGCCCTGGTTGCCTCGGCGGCCGGCCTGGTCGACGACGGGTCGACCGTGCGATCGACGTCGTTCGGGGGCGGGTGGGATGATCGCCACGAGGCGGCGCTCGGAGATGCAGCCAAGGCATTGCGAGCCGACGGGTTGGCCGTGCCCAGAGCCCGAGACCTCGGCATGGACGAAGAGACGATGCACGCCGCATTGCGCCGCGAGCGTCTCGTGAGGGTCGCCGACGACCTCGTGTACCTGCCCGAGCAGATCGAAGAGATCCGAGGACACCTCGAGGGCTTGCCGGACGGGTTCACCGTTGCCGAGTTCCGGGACGCCCTCGGCGTGTCACGCCGCCACGCGGTTCCGCTGCTCGAATGGCTCGACAGGACGGGCTGGACAAGCCGTCAGGGCGATCTCCGCCGTCTCAGACGGCAGCCCGGGCGAGGATCTGACGGCGCTCGGCTTCGGTGA
- the selA gene encoding L-seryl-tRNA(Sec) selenium transferase, protein MEPRDLPSVDVLADRVHTRHDALPRSLVVELARVALDDARRTIIDGGEADPDELVEARALRLSTARPRRVINATGVLLHTNLGRAPLHPAAALQASEQATGYGNVELDIVTGARGGRAGYVRRLLTTLAGAEAALAVNNNAGALYLALAAIAGRGKVVVSRGELIEIGGSFRLPELMAASGAELHEVGTTNRTRLADYERAVEGAAVILKVHPSNYRIDGFTEDVGYRQLGELAAAKGVPLVADIGSGLLDTRTPWLDDDPPSWLRQEPGARQTIESGASVVLFSGDKLLGGPQAGIAVGRRDLIERMAGHPVARALRLDGPTGAALAGTLELYASGRGREIPFWRIATLSYDDLAARHTAVLDAAGVEGKVVDGESLPGAGSVPGEAIPSPNLELLGGADAWWKRLIGNSPPILGRRRGDAFVLDLRTVEPSDDETVATALRDGR, encoded by the coding sequence ATGGAGCCTCGCGACCTGCCGAGCGTCGATGTCCTCGCCGATCGGGTGCACACTCGCCATGACGCACTCCCCAGGTCGCTGGTCGTCGAGCTCGCCAGGGTGGCTCTCGACGACGCCCGCCGGACGATCATCGACGGAGGCGAGGCCGATCCGGACGAGCTCGTCGAGGCGCGTGCCCTGCGCCTGTCGACGGCGCGTCCCCGCCGCGTCATCAACGCCACCGGCGTGTTGCTCCACACGAACCTAGGGCGGGCGCCACTCCACCCGGCCGCCGCGTTGCAGGCGTCCGAACAGGCAACCGGGTACGGAAACGTAGAGCTCGACATCGTCACCGGCGCCCGCGGCGGCCGGGCCGGATACGTGAGACGACTCCTGACAACCCTCGCCGGCGCCGAGGCCGCTCTGGCCGTCAACAACAACGCAGGAGCCCTGTACCTGGCGCTGGCGGCCATCGCCGGGCGAGGGAAGGTGGTCGTCTCGCGCGGAGAGCTCATCGAGATCGGCGGCTCCTTCAGGCTTCCCGAACTGATGGCGGCATCCGGCGCAGAGCTCCACGAGGTCGGCACGACGAACCGGACCCGCCTCGCCGACTACGAGCGCGCCGTCGAGGGGGCCGCCGTCATCCTCAAGGTACACCCGTCGAACTACCGGATCGACGGCTTCACCGAGGACGTCGGGTACCGGCAGCTCGGGGAGCTCGCAGCCGCCAAGGGAGTCCCTCTGGTAGCCGACATCGGGAGCGGCCTCCTCGACACGCGCACACCGTGGCTGGACGATGATCCACCGTCGTGGCTACGCCAGGAGCCGGGGGCTCGCCAGACGATCGAGTCGGGAGCGTCTGTCGTGCTGTTCAGCGGCGACAAGCTGCTCGGCGGGCCGCAAGCCGGCATCGCGGTCGGCCGCCGCGATCTCATCGAACGTATGGCCGGGCACCCTGTCGCCAGGGCGCTGCGCCTCGACGGGCCGACGGGCGCCGCCCTGGCGGGGACCCTCGAGCTGTACGCCTCGGGGCGGGGACGCGAGATCCCGTTCTGGCGAATCGCAACCCTCTCGTACGACGACCTGGCAGCTCGCCACACCGCCGTCCTCGACGCCGCCGGCGTCGAGGGGAAGGTCGTCGACGGAGAGTCGTTGCCGGGAGCCGGTTCGGTGCCCGGCGAGGCGATTCCTTCGCCGAATCTCGAGCTCCTCGGCGGGGCAGACGCCTGGTGGAAGAGGCTCATCGGCAACAGCCCACCGATCCTCGGCCGCCGGCGCGGCGATGCATTCGTTCTCGACTTGCGTACCGTCGAGCCGAGCGACGACGAGACGGTGGCGACCGCGCTCCGCGACGGGCGCTGA